A single Rubrivivax gelatinosus IL144 DNA region contains:
- a CDS encoding VWA domain-containing protein, translated as MSFLWPQMLPALALLPVLVLLYLWILRRRRRATVRLASVAIVKQALGRGPGWRRHVPPALMALALAALLLALARPTATLTLPMAERTIILAMDVSGSMRAEDVKPNRLVAAQEAARAFVESLPREVRVGVVSFAGTAAVVQAPTTSRDDVLAAIERFQLQRGTAIGSGIVLSLATIFPNAGIDIQQVTGQRAMPRMLGDPEKKTDFTPVPVGSYGSAAMILLTDGQRTTGPDPIDAAKMAADRGIRVYTVGIGTTKGEIIGFEGWSMRVRLDEDTLKQIAQMTMGEYFYAGTAEDLKKVYQSLGSRMVVERKETEITALFAGVGALLALLASGLSLWWFGRVA; from the coding sequence ATGAGCTTTTTGTGGCCGCAGATGCTGCCGGCGCTGGCCCTGCTGCCGGTGCTGGTGCTGCTGTACCTGTGGATCCTGCGCCGGCGCCGCCGCGCGACAGTGCGCCTGGCCAGCGTCGCGATCGTCAAGCAGGCGCTGGGCCGCGGCCCGGGCTGGCGCCGCCATGTGCCGCCGGCGCTGATGGCGCTGGCGCTGGCCGCGCTGCTGCTCGCGCTGGCGCGGCCGACGGCGACGCTGACGCTGCCGATGGCCGAGCGCACGATCATCCTGGCGATGGACGTCTCGGGCAGCATGCGCGCCGAGGACGTCAAGCCCAACCGGCTGGTCGCGGCGCAGGAGGCGGCGCGCGCCTTCGTCGAGTCGCTGCCGCGCGAGGTGCGCGTCGGCGTCGTGTCCTTTGCCGGCACCGCCGCCGTCGTGCAGGCGCCGACGACCAGCCGCGACGACGTGCTGGCCGCCATCGAGCGCTTCCAGCTGCAGCGCGGCACGGCGATCGGCAGCGGCATCGTGCTGTCGCTGGCGACGATCTTCCCCAATGCCGGCATCGACATCCAGCAGGTGACCGGCCAGCGTGCGATGCCGCGCATGCTGGGCGACCCGGAAAAGAAGACCGACTTCACGCCGGTGCCTGTGGGCTCCTACGGCTCGGCGGCGATGATCCTGCTGACCGACGGCCAGCGCACCACCGGCCCCGACCCGATCGACGCCGCGAAGATGGCCGCCGACCGCGGCATCCGCGTCTACACGGTGGGCATCGGCACGACCAAGGGCGAGATCATCGGCTTCGAGGGCTGGTCGATGCGCGTGCGCCTGGACGAGGACACGCTCAAGCAGATCGCCCAGATGACGATGGGCGAGTACTTCTACGCCGGCACCGCCGAGGACCTGAAGAAGGTCTACCAGAGCCTGGGCTCGCGCATGGTCGTCGAGCGCAAGGAGACCGAGATCACGGCGCTGTTCGCCGGCGTCGGCGCGCTGCTGGCGCTGCTGGCCTCGGGGCTGTCGCTGTGGTGGTTCGGGCGCGTCGCCTGA
- a CDS encoding DUF58 domain-containing protein produces the protein MPESAEDLLRRLEWTVLRRLDGVLQGDWRTLLRGTGVDLADLREYQLFDDVRHIDWNVTARLQQPYVRQFVEDRDLSAWFLLDLSPSVDFGSRGRSKREVSQGFVGALARVFTRHGNRVGAVLYGRKVEHVLPPSATRRHVLELLRRMQASDKPVPGNSPTTLAELLDTAGGILRRRSVVFVVSDFISTPGWGPALGRLARRHEVVAVRVLDPAEMALPDVGLVTVEDAETGEQLLVDAADPDFRARHDALAAAEEEKLRGALSESGVDVLELATDEDLLDALLRFADLRRQRARLKASPRLPAHLRERAEPLGAGG, from the coding sequence GTGCCTGAGTCGGCCGAGGACCTGCTGCGCCGCCTGGAGTGGACGGTGCTGCGCCGCCTGGACGGCGTGCTGCAGGGCGACTGGCGCACGCTGCTGCGCGGCACCGGCGTCGACCTCGCCGACCTGCGCGAATACCAGCTCTTCGACGACGTGCGCCACATCGACTGGAACGTCACCGCGCGGCTGCAGCAGCCCTACGTGCGCCAGTTCGTCGAGGACCGCGACCTGTCCGCCTGGTTCCTGCTCGACCTGTCGCCCAGCGTCGACTTCGGCTCGCGTGGGCGAAGCAAGCGCGAGGTCTCGCAAGGCTTCGTCGGTGCGCTGGCGCGCGTCTTCACGCGCCACGGCAACCGCGTCGGCGCGGTGCTCTACGGCCGCAAGGTCGAACACGTGCTGCCGCCTTCGGCGACGCGCCGCCACGTGCTGGAGCTGCTGCGCCGCATGCAGGCGTCCGACAAACCAGTGCCCGGGAACTCGCCGACGACGCTGGCCGAGCTGCTGGACACGGCCGGCGGCATCCTGCGCCGGCGTTCGGTGGTCTTCGTCGTCTCCGACTTCATCAGCACGCCCGGCTGGGGGCCGGCGCTGGGCCGGCTGGCGCGGCGTCATGAGGTCGTCGCGGTGCGCGTGCTCGACCCGGCCGAGATGGCGCTGCCCGACGTCGGCCTGGTGACCGTCGAGGACGCCGAGACCGGCGAGCAGCTGCTGGTCGACGCCGCCGACCCCGATTTCCGCGCCCGCCACGACGCGCTCGCCGCCGCCGAGGAAGAGAAGCTGCGCGGCGCGCTCTCCGAGTCGGGAGTCGACGTGCTGGAACTCGCCACCGACGAGGACCTGCTCGACGCGCTGCTGCGGTTTGCCGACCTGCGCCGCCAGCGCGCGCGGCTGAAGGCCTCGCCGCGGCTGCCGGCGCATCTGCGCGAACGTGCCGAACCGTTGGGGGCCGGGGGATGA
- a CDS encoding AAA family ATPase, producing the protein MERLLYEVKRVVVGQDRFLERVLVALLAQGHLLVEGVPGLAKTLTVKTLARAIRGSFKRIQFTPDLVPSDLVGTRIYNQKTGEFSTSLGPVFANLLLADEINRAPAKVQSALLEVMQERQVTIAGETHRVPEPFVVMATQNPIETEGTYPLPEAQVDRFMMKVLVDYPSEEEEFVIAQRVTGPAVEIDPVADTFALAALQRQCREVYVDPALIQYAVKLVSATRTPARHDLADLGRLITYGASPRATIGMIEGARALALLAGRRYALPEDVAGMVADVMRHRLVLSYEALAEGVSADAIVQRVMKKIAPPDKPLAGGRFDGSVGA; encoded by the coding sequence ATGGAGCGCCTGCTCTACGAGGTCAAGCGGGTCGTCGTCGGCCAGGACCGTTTCCTCGAGCGGGTGCTCGTGGCCCTGCTCGCGCAGGGTCACCTGCTCGTCGAAGGCGTGCCCGGCCTGGCCAAGACGCTGACCGTCAAGACGCTGGCGCGTGCGATCCGCGGCAGCTTCAAGCGCATCCAGTTCACGCCCGACCTCGTGCCCTCGGACCTCGTCGGCACGCGCATCTACAACCAGAAGACCGGCGAGTTCTCGACCTCGCTGGGCCCGGTGTTCGCCAACCTGCTCTTGGCCGACGAGATCAACCGCGCGCCGGCCAAGGTGCAGAGCGCGCTGCTGGAGGTGATGCAGGAACGCCAGGTGACGATCGCCGGCGAGACCCACCGCGTGCCCGAGCCCTTCGTCGTGATGGCGACGCAGAACCCGATCGAGACCGAAGGCACCTACCCGCTGCCCGAGGCCCAGGTCGACCGCTTCATGATGAAGGTGCTGGTCGACTACCCGAGCGAGGAAGAGGAATTCGTCATCGCCCAGCGCGTCACCGGCCCGGCCGTCGAGATCGACCCGGTGGCCGACACCTTCGCGCTGGCCGCGCTGCAGCGCCAGTGCCGCGAGGTCTACGTCGACCCGGCGCTGATCCAGTACGCGGTGAAGCTGGTCTCGGCGACGCGCACGCCGGCGCGCCACGACCTCGCCGACCTCGGCCGGCTGATCACCTACGGCGCCAGCCCGCGCGCGACGATCGGCATGATCGAAGGCGCCCGCGCGCTGGCGCTGCTGGCCGGCCGGCGCTACGCCCTGCCCGAGGACGTGGCCGGCATGGTGGCCGACGTGATGCGCCACCGCCTGGTGCTGAGCTACGAGGCGCTGGCCGAGGGCGTGAGCGCCGACGCCATCGTGCAGCGCGTGATGAAGAAGATCGCCCCGCCCGACAAGCCGCTGGCCGGGGGGCGTTTCGACGGGAGCGTCGGTGCCTGA